From Doryrhamphus excisus isolate RoL2022-K1 chromosome 22, RoL_Dexc_1.0, whole genome shotgun sequence, one genomic window encodes:
- the kcnh6b gene encoding potassium voltage-gated channel subfamily H member 6, with product MSDSDLMSRECRSPTGPRMELLSPSKVKDRSQNVTEKVTQVLSLESDVLPEYKLEVPETTWWILLHYSPFKAFWDWIILLLVLYTAVFTPYSAAFLLDEHSDVRQRRCGYTCNPLNVADLLVDVLFIVDIVINLRTTYVDHNDEVVTQPSRIAKHYIKGWFPIDLFAAVPFDLLIFRSGSDEMATLTSLLKTARLLRLVRVARKLDRYSEYGAAVLFLLMCTFVLIAHWLACIWYAIGFVERPYTETGWLDNLAEQLGKTYNDNDSSSGPSVKDKYVTALYFTLSSLTSVGFGNVSPNTNSEKIFSICVMVIGSLMYASIFGNVSAIIQRLYSGTTRYHTQMLRVKEFIRFHQIPFSLRQRLEEYFQHAWSYTNGIDMNAVLKGFPESLQADICLHLNRSLLQTCKAFRGGSQACLRALAMRFKTVHAPPGDSLIHYGDILDSLFFISRGSIQVIREDVVVAILEKNDIFGELIQLYDEPGKSNSDVHTITYCDLHRIMREDLLEVLDMYPGFADNFWRNLELTFDLRDTEQPPPILTDESGDDCDYHHKSRHRIHLDCRIRPDGMDHEDSHPTCRHRHSPPQTHWEDQCSCASLCSHSSEDLTKPVAQGAELEEARRDYATPAEIQPQPPSGAAMNRSRPALNVPGMFGYWTAEQQPQQYATRAWRSSSVRNSHRLPTFIEERPSELESRLEVLHSQLNRLETRMTADINVILQLLQRQIAPVPPAYSVVSSRNHPTDSTGLYGSGSPVLHSMYPIASMQIDSRAAIQHSAHSDLNFTKKSQESLSSGIQMTPETETHPGMNPHVENPRTCSTLRYPSLPNNLDVTSGVSDIQKHLSDPVLPVL from the exons ATGTCTGACTCAGACCTCATGAGCAGGGAATGCCGATCTCCTACGGGCCCCAGGATGGAGCTGCTGAGCCCCTCCAAGGTGAAGGACCGTTCACAGAACGTCACAGAGAAGGTCACACAG GTTCTGTCCTTGGAGTCTGATGTGCTGCCGGAGTATAAACTCGAAGTTCCAGAAACAACATGGTGGATCCTGCTTCACTACAGTCCTTTCAAGGCCTTCTGGGACTGGATCATTCTCCTCCTGGTTCTTTACACGGCCGTTTTTACTCCGTACTCGGCGGCGTTCCTCTTGGACGAGCACAGTGATGTGCGCCAGAGGAGGTGCGGCTACACGTGTAACCCTTTGAACGTGGCTGACCTGTTGGTGGACGTACTGTTCATTGTGGATATCGTCATCAATCTACGCACCACCTACGTGGACCACAACGACGAGGTGGTGACGCAGCCCAGCCGCATCGCCAAGCATTACATCAAAGGGTGGTTCCCCATTGATCTGTTTGCCGCCGTCCCCTTCGACCTGCTCATTTTTAGATCCGGTTCCGATGAG ATGGCCACCTTAACAAGTCTGCTCAAAACAGCTCGCTTGCTACGTTTAGTCCGCGTGGCGAGAAAGCTAGACCGGTACTCCGAGTACGGCGCTGCCGTCCTTTTCCTTCTCATGTGCACTTTTGTCCTCATCGCCCACTGGCTCGCCTGCATCTGGTACGCCATCGGCTTCGTGGAGAGGCCGTACACAGAGACCGGTTGGCTGGACAACTTGGCTGAACAACTGGGCAAGACGTATAACGACAATGACTCCAGTTCGGGACCGTCGGTCAAGGACAAATACGTGACTGCGCTGTACTTCACCTTGAGCAGTTTGACAAGCGTCGGCTTTGGAAATGTTTCTCCGAACACCAACTCTGAGAAGATCTTCTCCATCTGTGTCATGGTCATTGGTT CGCTCATGTATGCAAGCATATTTGGGAATGTGTCCGCCATCATCCAGCGGCTGTACTCCGGTACGACGCGCTACCACACTCAGATGCTACGAGTCAAAGAGTTCATCCGATTCCACCAAATCCCCTTCAGCCTGCGCCAACGCTTGGAGGAATACTTCCAGCACGCGTGGTCCTACACAAACGGCATTGACATGAACGCT GTGTTGAAGGGATTCCCGGAGTCCCTGCAAGCTGATATCTGTTTGCACTTGAACAGATCTCTGCTGCAGACTTGCAAGGCGTTTCGTGGAGGAAGTCAAGCTTGTCTTCGGGCTTTGGCGATGAGGTTCAAGACGGTCCACGCCCCTCCGGGTGATAGCCTCATCCACTACGGCGACATCCTGGACTCGCTCTTCTTCATCTCACGTGGTTCCATCCAGGTCATAAGGGAGGATGTGGTGGTCGCCATACTAG AGAAGAATGACATCTTTGGCGAGTTGATCCAGCTTTACGACGAACCGGGGAAGTCCAATTCGGATGTACACACCATCACTTACTGCGACCTGCACCGCATAATGAGGGAGGACCTGTTGGAGGTTCTGGATATGTACCCGGGTTTCGCTGACAACTTCTGGCGGAACTTGGAGTTAACCTTTGACCTGAGAGAT ACAGAGCAACCACCGCCGATATTAACGGATGAGTCTGGCGACGACTGCGATTACCACCACAAGTCGAGACACAGAATACATCTGGACTGCAGAATCAGGCCAG ACGGAATGGATCATGAGGACTCCCACCCAACCTGCCGCCATCGTCACTCCCCTCCTCAAACCCACTGGGAAGACCAGTGTAGCTGCGCTTCCCTGTGTTCCCACTCCAGTGAGGATTTGACAAAACCCGTCGCTCAGGGCGCCGAATTAGAAGAGGCCAGACGGGACTACGCCACTCCCGCTGAAATCCAGCCGCAACCACCGAGCGGCGCCGCCATGAACCGAAGTCGTCCAG CTTTAAATGTGCCGGGGATGTTTGGCTACTGGACGGCAGAGCAACAGCCTCAACAGTACGCCACTCGGGCCTGGAGGTCGTCTTCGGTTCGGAATTCACATCGCCTGCCAACTTTCATAGAAGAGCGACCCAGCGAGCTTGAATCTCGACTTGAAGTTTTACATTCGCAGCTTAACAG ATTGGAGACGCGCATGACGGCCGACATCAACGTCATCCTCCAACTCCTCCAAAGGCAGATTGCTCCCGTTCCTCCTGCTTATAGCGTCGTGTCTTCCCGAAACCATCCGACTGACTCGACGGGTCTGTATGGAAGCGGGTCACCTGTGCTGCACAGCATGTACCCAATTGCCTCCATGCAGATAGACAGCCGAGCAGCCATTcag CACTCCGCCCACTCGGACCTGAACTTTACCAAGAAGTCCCAAGAGTCGCTATCCAGCGGGATCCAAATGACCCCAGAGACAGAAACTCACCCAGGCATGAACCCTCATGTCGAAAACCCTCGGACGTGCTCCACCCTGCGTTACCCGTCGCTGCCCAACAACCTCGACGTCACCTCAGGGGTATCGGACATCCAGAAACACCTCTCAGACCCGGTACTTCCTGTCCTGTAA
- the LOC131109696 gene encoding translational activator of cytochrome c oxidase 1, which yields MAGRAVLGSLRTLQPLNRVATTCILVTRCEPTLQEVPRVVFPLCRTLHQSPPLCAGHNKWSKVKHVKGPKDEERSRLIMKFGLMIKVAVKEGGANPDMNVNLANILEQCRNKNIPKASIEAAIKNAEKGKPAAPHMFEARGPGGCFLLIEVLTDQPPRSQQGVKRVLTKHGGMLSQGVSSTFSRRGVVVVPGQSITLERALELAIEAGAEDVEETTDEHDAPVLQFICDIADMWKVRASLQQLGLQVTSTASEFIPRTFLPLDQEQLDAASTLIEALSDVPDVVRIWDNIQVPS from the exons ATGGCGGGGCGGGCGGTGCTAGGGTCTCTCCGGACCCTGCAACCCCTTAATCGGGTTGCTACTACCTGCATTCTCGTTACCCGGTGTGAGCCAACACTACAGGAAGTCCCCCGTGTTGTGTTTCCGCTGTGTAGGACGCTCCATCAGAGCCCCCCCTTGTGCGCAGGTCACAATAAGTGGTCAAAGGTGAAACATGTTAAAGGACCCAAAGATGAGGAGAGGTCACGACTTATTATGAAGTTTGGCTTGATGATAAAGGTTGCTGTGAAAG AGGGTGGAGCCAATCCAGATATGAATGTAAATTTAGCAAACATCCTGGAGCAATGCAGGAACAAGAACATCCCAAAAGCATCCATAGAGGCTGCAATTAAGAATGCG GAAAAGGGAAAGCCAGCAGCTCCGCACATGTTTGAAGCTCGAGGACCAGGCGGGTGCTTTCTACTCATTGAAGTCTTGACTGACCAGCCCCCACGCAGCCAACAGGGAGTCAAACGTGTCCTCACTAAACACGG TGGGATGCTGTCACAGGGAGTAAGCAGTACCTTCTCAAGAAGGGGGGTCGTGGTGGTGCCGGGTCAGAGCATCACATTGGAGCGAGCGCTTGAACTGGCCATCGAAGCCGGCGCCGAGGATGTCGAGGAGACGACGGATGAGCATGATGCTCCCGTTCTGCAG TTTATATGTGACATTGCCGACATGTGGAAGGTGCGGGCATCACTACAGCAGTTGGGATTGCAGGTGACGTCCACCGCCTCGGAGTTTATTCCTCGTACCTTCCTGCCTCTGGACCAGGAGCAGCTGGATGCGGCTTCCACACTCATAGAGGCACTCAGTGATGTTCCGGATGTGGTTCGCATTTGGGACAATATCCAGGTTCCGAGCTGA
- the pth3r gene encoding parathyroid hormone 3 receptor, which produces MLPALGIGLLALYHSVITVTALVDSDDVITRDEQIYVLIGAHANCEKSIKAQMALVQEGECIPEWDGIICWPRSKSGQLVSVQCPEYIYDFNHRGRAYRHCDASGKWEQVSVINRTWANYSECTAYLSANYRNQEEKVFERLHLMYTVGYSISLASLLVAVSILCYFKRLHCTRNYIHVHLFTSFICRAVSIFVKDAALYSVTADSEAEPELAGHKQPMAGCKVAVTLFLYFLATNHYWILVEGLYLHSLIFMAFLSDKNYLWALTVIGWGVPALFVSVWVSVRASLADTQCWDISAGNLKWIYQVPILAAIVVNFLLFVNIIRVLASKLWETNTGKLDPRQQYRKLLKSTLVLMPLFGVHYMVFMALPYTEVSGLLWQVQMHYEMFFNSSQGFFVAFIYCFCNGEVQAEVKKAWLRRSLALDLKQKARITSSNGGGSCYYGGMMSHTTTHSVCMSAAHPRAFPLNGGAGAVSRLPRHAPLYAQSSLPGYTLSYCETSGLQQEMAARGQGGGHESGGVFARHARGGKKHEENKCCGVPTEIPAEGDADSTFSVKELETAL; this is translated from the exons ATGTTGCCTGCACTGGGAATTGGTCTTCTGGCTCTTTATCACAGTGTAATAACTGTGACTGCATTG GTGGAttctgatgatgtcatcactcgGGATGAACAGATCTACGTGCTGATTGGTGCACATGCCAATTGTGAAAAGAGCATCAAAGCACAAATGGCTCTTGTGCAAG AGGGTGAATGTATCCCTGAGTGGGATGGGATCATCTGCTGGCCGAGAAGCAAGTCTGGTCAGCTAGTGTCAGTTCAGTGTCCTGAGTATATTTATGATTTTAACCACAGAG GTCGGGCCTACCGCCACTGTGATGCATCCGGTAAGTGGGAGCAGGTGTCCGTCATCAACCGTACGTGGGCCAACTACAGCGAGTGCACCGCCTATTTGTCGGCAAATTACAGAAACCAGGAAGAG aagGTGTTTGAAAGGCTCCACCTCATGTACACGGTTGGCTACTCCATCTCTCTGGCATCCCTGCTGGTGGCTGTCTCCATCCTCTGCTACTTCAA GCGTCTCCACTGCACCCGCAACTACATCCACGTCCACCTATTCACGTCCTTCATATGCAGAGCAGTCAGCATCTTTGTGAAGGACGCGGCCCTCTACTCAGTGACAGCCGATAGTGAAGCAGAACCCGAGCTTGCAGGACACAAGCAGCCAATG GCCGGCTGCAAAGTAGCCGTCACACTCTTCCTCTACTTCCTGGCCACCAACCATTACTGGATCCTGGTGGAGGGCTTGTACCTACACAGCCTCATCTTCATGGCCTTTCTGTCGGATAAGAACTACCTGTGGGCCCTCACTGTCATTGGGTGGG GTGTTCCGGCTTTATTTGTGTCCGTTTGGGTCAGTGTGCGTGCATCACTGGCGGATACACA atgTTGGGACATCAGTGCTGGGAACCTGAAGTGGATTTATCAAGTCCCCATTCTGGCGGCCATTGTT GTGAATTTCCTTCTCTTTGTCAACATTATACGCGTTCTCGCCTCCAAACTGTGGGAGACCAACACTGGCAAACTGGATCCTCGGCAGCAATACAG GAAGCTCCTCAAGTCAACGCTGGTGCTCATGCCCTTATTTGGAGTCCATTAcatggtcttcatggctcttccTTACACTGAAGTGTCTGGGCTGCTGTGGCAGGTTCAGATGCACTACGAGATGTTTTTCAATTCATCACAG GGCTTCTTTGTGGCTTTTATCTACTGTTTCTGCAACGGCGAG GTGCAAGCGGAGGTAAAGAAGGCGTGGCTAAGACGAAGCTTAGCATTGGACCTCAAACAAAAAGCAAGGATAACCAGCAGCAATGGCGGAGGGAGTTGTTATTACGGCGGCATGATGTCTCACACCACCACCCACAGCGTCTGCATGTCCGCCGCACATCCCAGAGCGTTTCCCCTCAACGGCGGTGCCGGCGCGGTGTCCAGACTACCGCGCCACGCCCCCCTCTACGCACAGAGTAGTCTGCCCGGATACACGCTCAGCTATTGTGAGACATCGGGTCTCCAGCAGGAGATGGCAGCAAGGGGGCAAGGAGGAGGGCACGAATCTGGAGGGGTCTTTGCAAGGCATGCGAGAGGTGGTAAAAAACACGAGGAGAATAAATGCTGTGGAGTTCCAACAGAGATTCCAGCAGAAGGTGATGCCGATAGCACCTTTTCCGTTAAAGAGCTGGAGACCGCCCTGTAA
- the rundc3ab gene encoding RUN domain-containing protein 3A isoform X2, giving the protein MEPVCVAMGDVSKKASSRNVAVERKNLITVCRFSVKTLLEKYTAEPIDDSSEEFINFAAILEHILSHRFKGGGSWFDGQRSFWDFIRMACAKVPNSCIPSIESMENISPSRAKGRAWMRVALMEKRLSEYVSTALRDIRTTRRFYAEGSIMLREEATVLTGMLIGLGAIDFSFCLKGEALDGKSSAVVDYTPYLKFTQSYDYLSDDDDDRRSVDSSTSDDSAPEHPYVPLVPDEESWSTKCRKMEQRFKIVNAQKSYLEELVRLRESQLKNTEAENKRLKAHLEALHGQSQQEKKELEDVVLELQEQLTSLIPCDTSHLAKDLTIPLVNQWPLLEPYSSQDDVKLFRRSFPSTELLSVEISLDSDPPRTEGKQNGGAWCTEKAYTPSLMGLCGSLGSFPSCKSLSSLKSSECLVNISTDNSPALSPS; this is encoded by the exons ATGGAGCCCGTCTGTGTGGCCATGGGTGATGTGTCGAAAAAAGCGTCTTCTCGGAACGTAGCTGTAGAGAGGAAGAACCTCATCACCGTGTGCAG ATTTTCGGTGAAGACTCTCTTGGAGAAATACACGGCCGAGCCCATTGATGACTCATCAGAGGAGTTCATCAATTTTGCAGCCATTTTGGAGCACATCCTCAGCCACCGCTTTAAAG GCGGTGGAAGCTGGTTCGATGGCCAGAGAAGTTTCTGGGACTTCATCCGAATGGCTTGTGCCAAAGTGCCCAACAGCTGCATTCCCAGCATCGAGAGCATGGAAAATATCAGCCCCTCACGAGCTAAA GGCCGAGCCTGGATGAGAGTTGCTCTGATGGAGAAGAGATTGTCGGAATATGTCTCAACTGCATTGAGGGACATTAGGACCACAAG GCGGTTCTACGCAGAGGGCTCCATCATGCTAAGGGAAGAAGCTACCGTGCTAACTGGGATGCTAATAGGCCTCGGAGCTATAGACTTTAG TTtctgtcttaaaggggaagccTTGGATGGCAAATCCTCTGCAGTTGTTGACTACACTCCATATTTGAAATTTACACAAAG CTACGATTACCTGAGCGACGATGACGACGACAGACGGAGTGTTGACAGCAGCACGAGTGATGACAGTGCCCCCGAGCATCCGTACGTCCCCCTAGTCCCCGACGAGGAGAGCTGGAGCACCAAGTGTCGCAAGATGGAGCAGAGGTTCAAGATTGTCAACGCGCAGAAG AGTTACTTAGAGGAGTTGGTGCGTCTGCGTGAGTCCCAGCTGAAGAACACCGAGGCGGAGAACAAGAGGCTCAAAGCCCACCTGGAAGCGCTCCACGGCCAGAGCCAGCAGGAGAAGAAGGAGCTGGAAGACGTCGTCCTGGAACTGCAGGAGCAACT GACAAGTTTGATTCCATGTGACACCAGCCACTTGGCCAAAGACCTAACCATCCCCTTAGTGAACCAATGGCCTCTACTTGAACCCTACAGCAGCCAGGATGATGTCAAGCTCTTCCGCAG GAGTTTTCCCAGCACAGAGCTGCTGTCAGTAGAGATCAGCCTGGATTCAGATCCCCCAAGGACGGAGGGGAAGCAGAACGGAGGGGCCTGGTGCACAG AAAAGGCCTACACACCCTCCCTCATGGGACTTTGTGGCTCCTTGGGTTCCTTTCCAAGCTGCAAGTCTCTCTCAAGCCTCAAGTCCAGTGAGTGCCTGGTGAACATCAGCACTGACAACAGTCCTGCACTCTCTCCCAGCTAG
- the rundc3ab gene encoding RUN domain-containing protein 3A isoform X1 — protein MEPVCVAMGDVSKKASSRNVAVERKNLITVCRFSVKTLLEKYTAEPIDDSSEEFINFAAILEHILSHRFKGGGSWFDGQRSFWDFIRMACAKVPNSCIPSIESMENISPSRAKGRAWMRVALMEKRLSEYVSTALRDIRTTRRFYAEGSIMLREEATVLTGMLIGLGAIDFSFCLKGEALDGKSSAVVDYTPYLKFTQSYDYLSDDDDDRRSVDSSTSDDSAPEHPYVPLVPDEESWSTKCRKMEQRFKIVNAQKSYLEELVRLRESQLKNTEAENKRLKAHLEALHGQSQQEKKELEDVVLELQEQLTSLIPCDTSHLAKDLTIPLVNQWPLLEPYSSQDDVKLFRRRSFPSTELLSVEISLDSDPPRTEGKQNGGAWCTEKAYTPSLMGLCGSLGSFPSCKSLSSLKSSECLVNISTDNSPALSPS, from the exons ATGGAGCCCGTCTGTGTGGCCATGGGTGATGTGTCGAAAAAAGCGTCTTCTCGGAACGTAGCTGTAGAGAGGAAGAACCTCATCACCGTGTGCAG ATTTTCGGTGAAGACTCTCTTGGAGAAATACACGGCCGAGCCCATTGATGACTCATCAGAGGAGTTCATCAATTTTGCAGCCATTTTGGAGCACATCCTCAGCCACCGCTTTAAAG GCGGTGGAAGCTGGTTCGATGGCCAGAGAAGTTTCTGGGACTTCATCCGAATGGCTTGTGCCAAAGTGCCCAACAGCTGCATTCCCAGCATCGAGAGCATGGAAAATATCAGCCCCTCACGAGCTAAA GGCCGAGCCTGGATGAGAGTTGCTCTGATGGAGAAGAGATTGTCGGAATATGTCTCAACTGCATTGAGGGACATTAGGACCACAAG GCGGTTCTACGCAGAGGGCTCCATCATGCTAAGGGAAGAAGCTACCGTGCTAACTGGGATGCTAATAGGCCTCGGAGCTATAGACTTTAG TTtctgtcttaaaggggaagccTTGGATGGCAAATCCTCTGCAGTTGTTGACTACACTCCATATTTGAAATTTACACAAAG CTACGATTACCTGAGCGACGATGACGACGACAGACGGAGTGTTGACAGCAGCACGAGTGATGACAGTGCCCCCGAGCATCCGTACGTCCCCCTAGTCCCCGACGAGGAGAGCTGGAGCACCAAGTGTCGCAAGATGGAGCAGAGGTTCAAGATTGTCAACGCGCAGAAG AGTTACTTAGAGGAGTTGGTGCGTCTGCGTGAGTCCCAGCTGAAGAACACCGAGGCGGAGAACAAGAGGCTCAAAGCCCACCTGGAAGCGCTCCACGGCCAGAGCCAGCAGGAGAAGAAGGAGCTGGAAGACGTCGTCCTGGAACTGCAGGAGCAACT GACAAGTTTGATTCCATGTGACACCAGCCACTTGGCCAAAGACCTAACCATCCCCTTAGTGAACCAATGGCCTCTACTTGAACCCTACAGCAGCCAGGATGATGTCAAGCTCTTCCGCAG AAGGAGTTTTCCCAGCACAGAGCTGCTGTCAGTAGAGATCAGCCTGGATTCAGATCCCCCAAGGACGGAGGGGAAGCAGAACGGAGGGGCCTGGTGCACAG AAAAGGCCTACACACCCTCCCTCATGGGACTTTGTGGCTCCTTGGGTTCCTTTCCAAGCTGCAAGTCTCTCTCAAGCCTCAAGTCCAGTGAGTGCCTGGTGAACATCAGCACTGACAACAGTCCTGCACTCTCTCCCAGCTAG